Proteins encoded in a region of the Prunus persica cultivar Lovell chromosome G4, Prunus_persica_NCBIv2, whole genome shotgun sequence genome:
- the LOC18780071 gene encoding anaphase-promoting complex subunit 4 isoform X4 — translation METDEAQRVLPFQLQFDKPVASQIKIAEWNPEKDLLAMVTEDSKILLHRFNWQRLWTVSPGKSITSLCWRPDGKAIAVGLEDGTVSLHDVENGKLLRSLKSHGVAVVSLNWEEDGQMNKDEQGSISTYEDRTPHYFPPPPRVPRMPGLVSGDTGFIDDSEDSFRELSNSSQQRFNILCSGDKDGFICFSIFGIFSIGKINIHNFFVPTLLMDTKAECRLQNASVHKVALSKDLCHLIVICSGELSEDRKESENRSMTQHGVRGLHCTVLDTSIFWKRKNELHQVAQQASNIEELVEVIRASLSVMHKQWSDAMHTFHEKFDSLSNLIIDNGLDSCPQEEFLSLLGGARTSPAVHQFLVNSLGEVGVKRVSKAVCGAGKELQLIVLNHLQPAAEIIAFRMGELRGLSRWRARYQGIGLDEALINNATEKAGMILIQVERFIRVLSTVVQQFSNFFNWLLKCIKLLMSEPSDHHLLPYNSELVVIFLKFLYDQDPVKQLLEASEADDHIEVGLETMQRVKELVQFGGFSDFEYLQRTLAKEFQQVESSFKEAFRMPFTTISRKILCGDLLPLCPLPPSSASLSSTIPMSVSYYKDASQSVSSHQSQHMLLDYISFQIPDGSFSGVSNCIGIVRGFMHDSISVKRGYTSLEAVLLCVPGGYCCADLSLYKESQIVLLLNETTATSESSGNASMMIVQVNDLPFVSISRSTGLNYWKLHQLEDSVFHLQMENEKVRSIPHSVIAPLAVSSSRGVACVFAARKRALVYILEEDEDEVSDAE, via the exons ATGGAAACTGATGAGGCTCAACGAGTGCTTCCCTTTCAGCTTCAGTTCGATAAGCCAGTTGCCTCTCAG ATTAAAATTGCAGAATGGAACCCCGAGAAGGATTTGCTGGCTATGGTCACTGAAGACTCCAAGATTTTGCTGCACCGTTTTAATTGGCAGAGGTTGTGGACAGTCTCTCCcg GAAAGAGCATAACATCATTATGTTGGCGTCCTGATGGTAAAGCAATTGCTGTTGGGCTTGAAGATGGAACAGTTTCATTGCACGATGTTGAA AACGGAAAGTTGCTGAGAAGCTTAAAATCCCATGGTGTTGCTGTTGTTTCTCTTAACTGGGAGGAGGATGGACAGATGAATAAA GATGAGCAGGGCAGCATATCAACATATGAAGACCGTACTCCTCATTACTTCCCACCTCCTCCAAGAGTTCCACGGATGCCTGGACTGGTATCTGGAGATACTGGTTTTATAGATGATAGTGAAGATTCATTTCGAGAGCTGTCAAATTCTTCACAGCAACGATTTAATATCCTCTGTAGTGGGGACAAAGATGGATTCATTTGCTTCAGCATATTTGGGATTTTCTCAATAGGGAAAATT AACATACACAACTTCTTTGTTCCTACTCTGCTTATGGATACAAAAGCTGAGTGCAGACTTCAGAATGCTTCTGTTCACAAG GTTGCTTTGTCAAAAGATCTTTGTCATTTGATAGTCATATGTTCAGGAGAATTGAGTGAAGATAGGAAAGAATCAGAAAACAGGTCAATGACTCAACATGGTGTGCGTGGCTTACACTGCACAGTGCTTGATACATCTATATTTTGGAAGAG GAAAAATGAGCTTCACCAAGTGGCTCAACAAGCTTCTAACATTGAGGAATTGGTTGAGGTTATTCGGGCATCACTTTCAGTTATGCATAAGCAATGGTCTGATGCTATGCACACTTTTCATGAAAAGTTTGATTCTCTTTCTAATCTGATTATTGACAATG GACTGGACTCTTGTCCCCAAGAAGAGTTTTTGAGTCTTTTAGGTGGTGCAAGGACTAGTCCAGCCGTTCATCAATTTCTAGTTAACTCTCTTGGTGAAGTG GGTGTGAAGCGCGTGTCAAAGGCTGTTTGTGGTGCCGGGAAAGAACTTCAGCTTATTGTCCTAAATCATCTCCAG CCTGCTGCAGAAATTATTGCATTCAGGATGGGCGAACTAAGAGGCCTTTCAAGATGGCGAGCAAGATATCAGGGTATTGGTTTGGATGAGGCACTCATCAATAATGCGACAGAGAAAGCTGGAATGATACTTATACAAGTAGAACGATTTATTAGGGTGCTTTCAACTGTGGTGCAGCAG ttttcaaatttcttcaactgGCTGTTGAAATGTATAAAGTTACTTATGTCAGAACCTAgtgatcatcatcttctacCGTACAATAG TGAACTTGTTGTTATATTCTTGAAGTTTTTATACGATCAAGATCCTGTGAAGCAGTTGCTGGAAGCATCAGAAGCTGATGACCATATTGAAGTTGGTTT GGAGACAATGCAGAGAGTTAAAGAATTAGTTCAGTTTGGGggattttcagattttgaataTCTGCAAAGGACTTTAGCCAAGGAATTTCAGCAGGTGGAGTCTAG ttttaaggAGGCTTTTCGGATGCCTTTTACTACAATTTCAAGAAAGATACTGTGCGGGGATTTATTGCCGCTTTGCCCTCTTCCACCTTCGTCAGCATCTTTGTCTTCCACCATTCCGATGTCAGTATCGTATTACAAg GATGCCTCCCAATCTGTCTCTTCTCATCAGAGTCAACACATGCTTCTTGATTACATATCTTTCCAAATACCAGATGGTTCTTTCTCCGGAGTTTCGAATTGTATAGGCATAGTGAGAGGGTTTATGCATGACTCGATCAGTGTAAAGAGGGGTTATACTTCACTAGAAGCTGTATTATTGTGTGTACCTGGTGGTTATTGCTGTGCGGATCTTTCCTTATATAAG GAAAGTCAGATTGTTCTGTTATTGAATGAAACAACTGCCACTTCTGAAAGTTCTGGAAATGCTTCTATGATGATTGTGCAAGTAAATGACCTTCCCTTTGTATCTATCTCAAGATCCACTGGTCTAAACTACTGGAAGTTGCATCAACTAGAG GACTCTGTCTTTCACTTGCAAATGGAGAATGAGAAGGTTCGCAGTATACCTCACTCTGTTATTGCTCCACTGGCAGTCAGTT CATCAAGAGGCGTGGCTTGTGTTTTTGCTGCAAGAAAACGTGCCTTGGTCTACATTCTGGAGGAAGATGAAGACGAAGTCTCAGATGCAGAATga
- the LOC18780071 gene encoding anaphase-promoting complex subunit 4 isoform X5, translating into METDEAQRVLPFQLQFDKPVASQIKIAEWNPEKDLLAMVTEDSKILLHRFNWQRLWTVSPGKSITSLCWRPDGKAIAVGLEDGTVSLHDVENGKLLRSLKSHGVAVVSLNWEEDGQMNKDEQGSISTYEDRTPHYFPPPPRVPRMPGLVSGDTGFIDDSEDSFRELSNSSQQRFNILCSGDKDGFICFSIFGIFSIGKINIHNFFVPTLLMDTKAECRLQNASVHKVALSKDLCHLIVICSGELSEDRKESENRSMTQHGVRGLHCTVLDTSIFWKRKNELHQVAQQASNIEELVEVIRASLSVMHKQWSDAMHTFHEKFDSLSNLIIDNGLDSCPQEEFLSLLGGARTSPAVHQFLVNSLGEVGVKRVSKAVCGAGKELQLIVLNHLQPAAEIIAFRMGELRGLSRWRARYQGIGLDEALINNATEKAGMILIQVERFIRVLSTVVQQFSNFFNWLLKCIKLLMSEPSDHHLLPYNSELVVIFLKFLYDQDPVKQLLEASEADDHIEVGLETMQRVKELVQFGGFSDFEYLQRTLAKEFQQVESSFKEAFRMPFTTISRKILCGDLLPLCPLPPSSASLSSTIPMSVSYYKSQHMLLDYISFQIPDGSFSGVSNCIGIVRGFMHDSISVKRGYTSLEAVLLCVPGGYCCADLSLYKESQIVLLLNETTATSESSGNASMMIVQVNDLPFVSISRSTGLNYWKLHQLEDSVFHLQMENEKVRSIPHSVIAPLAVSSSRGVACVFAARKRALVYILEEDEDEVSDAE; encoded by the exons ATGGAAACTGATGAGGCTCAACGAGTGCTTCCCTTTCAGCTTCAGTTCGATAAGCCAGTTGCCTCTCAG ATTAAAATTGCAGAATGGAACCCCGAGAAGGATTTGCTGGCTATGGTCACTGAAGACTCCAAGATTTTGCTGCACCGTTTTAATTGGCAGAGGTTGTGGACAGTCTCTCCcg GAAAGAGCATAACATCATTATGTTGGCGTCCTGATGGTAAAGCAATTGCTGTTGGGCTTGAAGATGGAACAGTTTCATTGCACGATGTTGAA AACGGAAAGTTGCTGAGAAGCTTAAAATCCCATGGTGTTGCTGTTGTTTCTCTTAACTGGGAGGAGGATGGACAGATGAATAAA GATGAGCAGGGCAGCATATCAACATATGAAGACCGTACTCCTCATTACTTCCCACCTCCTCCAAGAGTTCCACGGATGCCTGGACTGGTATCTGGAGATACTGGTTTTATAGATGATAGTGAAGATTCATTTCGAGAGCTGTCAAATTCTTCACAGCAACGATTTAATATCCTCTGTAGTGGGGACAAAGATGGATTCATTTGCTTCAGCATATTTGGGATTTTCTCAATAGGGAAAATT AACATACACAACTTCTTTGTTCCTACTCTGCTTATGGATACAAAAGCTGAGTGCAGACTTCAGAATGCTTCTGTTCACAAG GTTGCTTTGTCAAAAGATCTTTGTCATTTGATAGTCATATGTTCAGGAGAATTGAGTGAAGATAGGAAAGAATCAGAAAACAGGTCAATGACTCAACATGGTGTGCGTGGCTTACACTGCACAGTGCTTGATACATCTATATTTTGGAAGAG GAAAAATGAGCTTCACCAAGTGGCTCAACAAGCTTCTAACATTGAGGAATTGGTTGAGGTTATTCGGGCATCACTTTCAGTTATGCATAAGCAATGGTCTGATGCTATGCACACTTTTCATGAAAAGTTTGATTCTCTTTCTAATCTGATTATTGACAATG GACTGGACTCTTGTCCCCAAGAAGAGTTTTTGAGTCTTTTAGGTGGTGCAAGGACTAGTCCAGCCGTTCATCAATTTCTAGTTAACTCTCTTGGTGAAGTG GGTGTGAAGCGCGTGTCAAAGGCTGTTTGTGGTGCCGGGAAAGAACTTCAGCTTATTGTCCTAAATCATCTCCAG CCTGCTGCAGAAATTATTGCATTCAGGATGGGCGAACTAAGAGGCCTTTCAAGATGGCGAGCAAGATATCAGGGTATTGGTTTGGATGAGGCACTCATCAATAATGCGACAGAGAAAGCTGGAATGATACTTATACAAGTAGAACGATTTATTAGGGTGCTTTCAACTGTGGTGCAGCAG ttttcaaatttcttcaactgGCTGTTGAAATGTATAAAGTTACTTATGTCAGAACCTAgtgatcatcatcttctacCGTACAATAG TGAACTTGTTGTTATATTCTTGAAGTTTTTATACGATCAAGATCCTGTGAAGCAGTTGCTGGAAGCATCAGAAGCTGATGACCATATTGAAGTTGGTTT GGAGACAATGCAGAGAGTTAAAGAATTAGTTCAGTTTGGGggattttcagattttgaataTCTGCAAAGGACTTTAGCCAAGGAATTTCAGCAGGTGGAGTCTAG ttttaaggAGGCTTTTCGGATGCCTTTTACTACAATTTCAAGAAAGATACTGTGCGGGGATTTATTGCCGCTTTGCCCTCTTCCACCTTCGTCAGCATCTTTGTCTTCCACCATTCCGATGTCAGTATCGTATTACAAg AGTCAACACATGCTTCTTGATTACATATCTTTCCAAATACCAGATGGTTCTTTCTCCGGAGTTTCGAATTGTATAGGCATAGTGAGAGGGTTTATGCATGACTCGATCAGTGTAAAGAGGGGTTATACTTCACTAGAAGCTGTATTATTGTGTGTACCTGGTGGTTATTGCTGTGCGGATCTTTCCTTATATAAG GAAAGTCAGATTGTTCTGTTATTGAATGAAACAACTGCCACTTCTGAAAGTTCTGGAAATGCTTCTATGATGATTGTGCAAGTAAATGACCTTCCCTTTGTATCTATCTCAAGATCCACTGGTCTAAACTACTGGAAGTTGCATCAACTAGAG GACTCTGTCTTTCACTTGCAAATGGAGAATGAGAAGGTTCGCAGTATACCTCACTCTGTTATTGCTCCACTGGCAGTCAGTT CATCAAGAGGCGTGGCTTGTGTTTTTGCTGCAAGAAAACGTGCCTTGGTCTACATTCTGGAGGAAGATGAAGACGAAGTCTCAGATGCAGAATga